A stretch of Cylindrospermopsis curvispora GIHE-G1 DNA encodes these proteins:
- a CDS encoding Rad52/Rad22 family DNA repair protein, with the protein MINQRQEQLKKIISELKKPLDPELHQIRDLPGGGKWVYLSWQVIRERLDQVCPDWTLDYSEITTIENHAFCRCGLTILDVRKEAFGNVTISVKSAQGKEITRGSFGDRVTAEAFKNAAEQWGIGRYIDDQVGTVRYLLQHVDMLREDIKRSLKLLANEYKIKVLPHNQDISTNVEKISDEQVKKIWFLIRNEFGLSNDDVKATLESFKFNGTRDIPKKEYNNFIDRLRSLSLQKQAS; encoded by the coding sequence ATGATTAACCAAAGACAAGAACAACTCAAAAAAATCATTTCTGAACTCAAAAAGCCATTGGATCCAGAACTACACCAAATTAGAGATTTGCCAGGAGGTGGAAAGTGGGTCTATCTAAGCTGGCAGGTAATCCGTGAAAGATTAGATCAAGTTTGTCCCGATTGGACTTTAGATTATTCGGAGATTACAACAATCGAAAATCACGCTTTTTGCAGATGTGGCTTGACGATTCTCGATGTAAGAAAGGAGGCTTTTGGGAACGTAACAATCTCTGTGAAGTCTGCTCAAGGAAAGGAAATAACTCGAGGTAGCTTTGGAGACCGTGTCACAGCAGAAGCATTTAAGAATGCAGCTGAACAGTGGGGAATTGGCAGATATATTGATGATCAAGTTGGTACTGTAAGATACTTACTACAGCACGTAGACATGTTGAGAGAAGATATCAAGAGGTCTTTAAAATTATTGGCAAACGAGTATAAAATCAAAGTTCTCCCCCACAATCAAGATATCTCTACTAATGTAGAAAAAATATCTGACGAGCAAGTAAAGAAGATTTGGTTCTTAATACGAAATGAGTTTGGATTATCCAACGATGATGTAAAAGCAACTCTAGAATCTTTTAAGTTCAATGGAACTAGAGATATTCCGAAAAAGGAATATAATAACTTTATTGATAGACTAAGGAGTTTATCATTACAGAAGCAAGCTAGTTAA